A section of the Drosophila sechellia strain sech25 chromosome 3L, ASM438219v1, whole genome shotgun sequence genome encodes:
- the LOC6610171 gene encoding uncharacterized protein LOC6610171 isoform X1 has protein sequence MTVSSAHPNYPGAKMIRAAMVVDDPDMVAPLPYLNFLRFLKRNFYPRTDLRRLLQVGLIRWIALSDAKKRLFEPEVSESWPVWLARTGINVAADYFVVLGVARKDVVQCDAPSTTTVLTREASDPSRE, from the exons ATGACCGTTTCTTCAGCTCATCCAAATTATCCTGGTGCCAAAATGATCCGCGCCGCCATGGTCGTGGACGACCCTGATATGGTGGCTCCGCTGCCATACCTTAACTTCCTTCGCTTCCTGAAGCGGAACTTCTATCCCAGGACTGATTTGCGCCGCTTACTTCAGGTGGGGCTCATCCGTTGGATCGCACTTAGCGATGCTAAGAAGAGGTTATTTGAGCCAGAAGTAAG CGAATCTTGGCCCGTGTGGCTCGCACGAACAGGAATAAACGTCGCCGCCGATTACTTCGTCGTTCTCGGCGTGGCCAGAAAGGACGTGGTGCAGTGCGACGCCCCATCTACGACAACCGTCCTAACCCGCGAAGCGTCAGATCCAAGTAGAGAGTGA
- the LOC6610171 gene encoding uncharacterized protein LOC6610171 isoform X2 has protein sequence MTVSSAHPNYPGAKMIRAAMVVDDPDMVAPLPYLNFLRFLKRNFYPRTDLRRLLQVGLIRWIALSDAKKRLFEPERILARVARTNRNKRRRRLLRRSRRGQKGRGAVRRPIYDNRPNPRSVRSK, from the exons ATGACCGTTTCTTCAGCTCATCCAAATTATCCTGGTGCCAAAATGATCCGCGCCGCCATGGTCGTGGACGACCCTGATATGGTGGCTCCGCTGCCATACCTTAACTTCCTTCGCTTCCTGAAGCGGAACTTCTATCCCAGGACTGATTTGCGCCGCTTACTTCAGGTGGGGCTCATCCGTTGGATCGCACTTAGCGATGCTAAGAAGAGGTTATTTGAGCCAGAA CGAATCTTGGCCCGTGTGGCTCGCACGAACAGGAATAAACGTCGCCGCCGATTACTTCGTCGTTCTCGGCGTGGCCAGAAAGGACGTGGTGCAGTGCGACGCCCCATCTACGACAACCGTCCTAACCCGCGAAGCGTCAGATCCAAGTAG
- the LOC6610172 gene encoding ATP-dependent RNA helicase DDX54: MRKKQADEIPGFPSLDNDAGTSDRGADILKSKSKKNKSGGFQSMGLGFELIKGITKRGYKVPTPIQRKTIPLILEGRDVVAMAKTGSGKTACFLIPLFEKLQRREPTKGARALILSPTRELAVQTYKFIKELGRFMELKSILVLGGDSMDSQFSAIHTCPDVIVATPGRFLHLCVEMDLKLNSIEYVVFDEADRLFEMGFGEQLNETLHRLPSSRQTVMFSATLPKLLVEFARAGLNDPVLIRLDVESKLPDALALKFLYCRPDDRYTALVVLLKYVIPVESQTVVFAGTQHHVELISYILTEAGISNASVYSSLDPAARKINTAKFVNKKVSVLIVTDVAARGIDIPSLDFVVNLHFPGKPKLFVHRVGRCARAGRTGTAYSIVSTDDTAHLLDLHLFLNRPFNIHDSSALGTIPQDLLEEEHLTVTDIKNSHHIAGVLRTSENAYKKYLSSRPVASTDANARVKKIKFFALKPLEDFFTAAPVLAQAAEASGQSTESQAKVSATERKLQEEKHDILVKMRSFRPGGTVFELNTTQKSTQFIVMKEKRMQHAEVINKFRQQRAEEDIDEEKKTTEASKPSSCRMPTADEEAISSTFNKVVAPKRLQDMDALYKDKPKKKKRKINNKDEDHYVPYQSADKHTEDGLAINNFERQAQNAEFSVSDRDLSQEVKHKPGLKKWDRIKKKMVSVQDPRANKIRTESGAWIPASFKTGRYAEWKEKSKIEDQLQRENAGSDDENAKPLSHAQRYPVSRHARHNLKLELKKRLTGNDKEMRRPEQIVKSRMRLEFIKKRNEENAERKSENRKRSMRKTQRPKTQSTGGSKRRK, encoded by the exons atg CGTAAGAAGCAGGCGGATGAAATACCAGGCTTTCCATCACTGGACAACGATGCCGGCACCAGCGACCGGGGCGCCGACATTCtcaagtccaagtccaagaAGAACAAGAGTGGTGGATTCCAGTCCATGGGACTGGGCTTCGAGCTGATAAAGGGCATCACCAAGCGGGGCTACAAGGTTCCCACCCCCATACAGCGGAAAACGATTCCGTTGATCCTTGAGGGACGCGATGTGGTGGCAATGGCCAAGACGGGCTCCGGCAAGACGGCCTGCTTTCTGATTCCGCTCTTTGAAAAGCTACAGAGGCGCGAGCCCACAAAGGGAGCCCGTGCCCTGATCTTGTCCCCGACGCGCGAGCTGGCTGTGCAGACGTATAAGTTCATCAAGGAGCTGGGTCGCTTTATGGAACTGAAGAGCATTCTGGTGCTAGGTGGCGACTCCATGGACTCACAGTTCTCGGCCATACATACCTGCCCGGACGTAATTGTCGCTACGCCAGGTCGTTTTCTGCATTTGTGTGTAGAAATGGACTTGAAGCTCAATTCCATAG AGTACGTGGTGTTCGATGAAGCCGATCGACTCTTCGAGATGGGATTCGGCGAGCAACTGAACGAAACGCTGCACAGATTGCCGTCGTCCCGGCAGACGGTCATGTTTTCGGCCACGCTGCCAAAACTGCTAGTGGAGTTCGCCCGTGCCGGACTGAACGACCCAGTGCTTATTCGCTTAGACGTCGAGTCCAAGCTCCCGGATGCACTGGCTCTAAAGTTTCTTTACTGTCGACCAGACGACCGCTACACAGCACTTGTGGTTCTTCTTAAGTATGTTATTCCGGTGGAGTCGCAAACCGTGGTGTTCGCCGGTACGCAGCACCATGTCGAACTCATTTCGTACATACTTACTGAGGCTGGAATCTCCAACGCCTCAGTCTACTCCAGCCTGGATCCAGCTGCTCGCAAAATAAACACCGCCAAATTTGTGAACAAAAAGGTGTCCGTGCTAATAGTCACGGACGTGGCCGCGCGTGGTATTGACATTCCCAGTCTAGACTTTGTGGTGAACCTGCACTTCCCAGGTAAACCGAAACTGTTTGTCCACCGGGTAGGTCGTTGCGCACGCGCCGGTCGCACAGGGACCGCATACTCTATTGTGTCCACAGACGACACAGCACATCTACTGGATCTGCACTTGTTCTTGAACAGACCCTTTAATATACACGACAGCTCGGCATTGGGAACCATTCCGCAAGATTTGCTCGAGGAAGAGCACCTCACAGTGACCGATATAAAGAATAGTCACCATATT GCCGGAGTATTGCGCACCAGCGAAAACGCCTACAAAAAGTACTTGAGTTCCCGACCAGTAGCCTCCACGGATGCCAATGCGCGtgtaaagaaaattaaattctttgCGCTCAAGCCATTGGAGGATTTCTTCACAGCTGCCCCTGTGCTCGCCCAGGCGGCTGAAGCTAGTGGACAATCAACAGAGTCGCAGGCAAAGGTGAGCGCCACAGAGCGCAAGTTGCAGGAGGAAAAGCACGATATACTGGTGAAGATGCGTAGTTTCCGTCCTGGTGGT ACCGTTTTTGAACTTAACACCACTCAAAAGTCCACGCAGTTCATCGTTATGAAGGAAAAACGAATGCAGCATGCGGAAGTAATCAACAAGTTTAGGCAGCAGCGCGCAGAGGAGGATATCGACGAGGAAAAGAAAACGACCGAGGCGTCAAAACCAAGCTCATGCAGAATGCCCACCGCCGACGAGGAAGCTATTAGTAGTACTTTCAATAAAGTCGTTGCGCCCAAGAGGCTCCAGGACATGGACGCCCTTTACAAGGATAAGCCAAAGAAGAAAAAGCGGAAGATAAACAACAAGGACGAGGATCACTATGTGCCGTACCAGTCGGCAGACAAGCACACAGAGGATGGTCTGGCCATTAACAACTTTGAGCGGCAGGCGCAGAACGCCGAGTTTTCGGTGTCGGACCGCGACTTATCCCAGGAAGTGAAGCACAAGCCCGGCCTTAAGAAGTGGGACCgaattaagaaaaaaatggTTTCTGTACAAGATCCGCGAGCCAACAAAATTAGGACCGAGTCCGGTGCGTGGATTCCTGCCTCCTTTAAAACAGGTCGTTATGCTGAGTGGAAGGAGAAGTCTAAGATCGAGGACCAGCTGCAGCGCGAAAATGCAGGCAGTGATGACGAGAACGCCAAGCCGTTGAGCCATGCCCAGCGCTACCCAGTCAGTCGTCATGCGCGACACAACTTAAAGCTAGAACTTAAGAAGCGGCTGACCGGAAACGACAAGGAGATGCGCCGCCCCGAGCAAATTGTCAAATCTCGCATGCGACTGGAGTTCATTAAAAAGCGCAACGAAGAGAACGCAGAGAGGAAAAGCGAAAACCGCAAGCGCAGCATGCGGAAAACGCAGCGCCCCAAAACTCAATCAACTGGGGGCTCAAAAAGAAGGAAGTAG